Part of the Trypanosoma brucei gambiense DAL972 chromosome 6, complete sequence genome is shown below.
AATATTCCAATTTCTTGTCTTatgcttttctctttgttgctgACAGTTTTCCATGGCGCTGCAATTGAATAAAGACAAATATAATACAAATGAACTTAGCATGGCTTCTCTAGTTGCACTTTGCTCAGATTGCAAGAGACTTTGCGTCGAGAAGACCGGCAGAATGGTAGAGAACATGAGTCGGGCCCCACGTGGTTGGGAAGAAGAATATACGTCGGCTGCTGAGAAGCGCCGGGGGGAAGACTTCGAGTTGTGCCACAGTCGCTGTCTTCGTGTAACGTCGGTTTGTCCATCACCAACAGCTCTCGAGTGGTTTGAGTCTTTGGGATACAGAAGAGTGGCGGAGATGTCCCCAACGGATGGAATTCCCACAATTCAGCAGGTGTCGAGGTGCGAATACGCCCTCACAGATTTCACCAATGTGCTGTTTTCTCTGGCCCATAAGCCGAGCAAGGTCATGTTTGACAAAGTTAATCCCAAAACAGGGGAGAGGTTGGATAGGGAGGTGGGAGGCGAATCTTCGGATATCAAGAAGCCAGTGCTTGGGGCTGGGTCAATTGATGAGGCAATTTTGAATCGCTGGAGCTCCCCCAAACGGGGGCGTAGGGATATGGAAGACTTAGGTCTTATTCGATCCCCGCATGATTCGACCCAATTTAAGCGTGAACTGG
Proteins encoded:
- a CDS encoding ribosomal P protein AGP2beta-1, putative, which encodes MALQLNKDKYNTNELSMASLVALCSDCKRLCVEKTGRMVENMSRAPRGWEEEYTSAAEKRRGEDFELCHSRCLRVTSVCPSPTALEWFESLGYRRVAEMSPTDGIPTIQQVSRCEYALTDFTNVLFSLAHKPSKVMFDKVNPKTGERLDREVGGESSDIKKPVLGAGSIDEAILNRWSSPKRGRRDMEDLGLIRSPHDSTQFKRELERQDMKVGGTTPRW